In Pararge aegeria chromosome 5, ilParAegt1.1, whole genome shotgun sequence, one DNA window encodes the following:
- the LOC120624036 gene encoding histidine--tRNA ligase, cytoplasmic isoform X3 has translation MSELQDNLLQKIKDQGDLVRKLKAAKESSEKIQQEVTKLLGLKAQLGKEDAAPSKFVLKTPKGTRDYNPQQMTIRNNVLQKIITVFKKHGAECIDTPVFELKEVLTGKYGEDSKLIYDLKDQGGEILSLRYDLTVPLARYLAMNKINTLKRYHIAKVYRRDNPAMTRGRYREFYQCDFDIAGQYDLMVPDAECLLVVTEILNALDIGKYVLKVNHRRLLDGMFEACGVPADLFRSTCSTIDKLDKSPWEEVRTEMINEKGVTPEAADRIGEYVRLNGGAELADKLLQDDKLSKSKSAIEGLEGIKLLLHYCELFGIKDKILFDLSLARGLDYYTGVIYEAVLTQPIKIGNEDQTVGSIAGGGRYDNLVGMFDSKNKQVPCVGVSIGVERIFSVLEAKLAAGDISVRTSDVDVYVASAQKNFLEERMKICAELWGAGIKTEQSYKKNPKMLNQLQHCEENGIPLAVILGESELKRGLVKIRNISTRSEDEIPRASLVEELKSRIQVLDIKEMNGPLPK, from the exons ATGTCTGAGCTTCAAGataatttattgcaaaaaattaaagaccaAGGTGATCTCGTAAGGAAGTTAAAAGCGGCTAAGGAATCTAGTGAAAAG ATACAACAGGAGGTAACTAAACTGCTTGGGCTTAAGGCGCAGCTGGGTAAAGAGGATGCTGCACCATCAAAGTTTGTCCTCAAAACACCAAAAGGCACAAGGGATTACAACCCACAGCAGATGACAATCAGAAATAATGTTTTGCAGAAGATCATAACAGTGTTCAAAAAACATGGTGCAGAATGTATTGATACACCTGTGTTTGAATTAAAG GAAGTATTGACAGGAAAGTATGGGGAAGATTCAAAATTGATCTACGATTTAAAAGACCAGGGTGGAGAGATCCTGTCCCTAAGATATGACTTAACAGTGCCCCTGGCGAGATACTTGGCGATGAATAAGATAAATACACTAAAGAGATACCACATTGCTAAAGTCTACAGAAGAGATAATCCAGCTATGACCAGAGGGAGGTATAGAGAATTCTATCAATGT GATTTCGATATAGCCGGACAATACGATTTGATGGTACCGGATGCGGAGTGCCTATTGGTTGTTACGGAAATATTAAACGCTCTAGACATTGGCAAGTATGTACTTAAAGTGAACCACAGAAGACTACTCGATGGAATGTTTGAGGCATGTGGTGTACCAGCCGATCTATTTCGTTCAACTTGTTCAACCATCGACAAACTGGATAAg TCACCATGGGAAGAAGTACGTACAGAGATGATCAATGAAAAAGGCGTAACACCCGAAGCGGCAGATCGTATAGGGGAATACGTACGCCTCAATGGCGGTGCGGAGTTGGCAGATAAACTGTTACAAGACGATAAGTTGTCTAAGAGCAAGAGCGCAATAGAAGGACTAGAAGGCATTAAGTTGTTGCTTCACTACTGCGAGCTTTTTGGAATTAAGGATAAAATCTTATTCGATTTGAGCCTTGCGCGTGGCTTAGATTATTATACTGGAGTTATTTATGAAGCTGTGTTAACAC aaCCAATAAAAATCGGCAATGAGGACCAAACAGTCGGATCGATAGCCGGCGGTGGCCGATATGATAACCTTGTTGGAATGTTCGATTCGAAAAATAAGCAG GTCCCGTGTGTAGGCGTAAGTATAGGAGTGGAGCGCATATTCTCAGTGCTCGAAGCGAAGTTAGCCGCGGGCGATATAAGCGTCCGAACGAGTGACGTAGACGTGTACGTCGCGTCCGCACAGAAAAACTTCCTCGAGGAGCGAATGAAGATATGCGCCGAGCTTTGGGGTGCTGGGATCAAG ACCGAGCAATCCTACAAAAAGAACCCAAAAATGCTGAATCAACTGCAGCATTGCGAAGAGAACGGAATCCCCCTCGCTGTTATTCTCGGCGAATCCGAACTCAAACGTGGCCTGGTAAAGATACGCAACATCTCCACCAGATCTGAGGACGAAATTCCCAGGGCTTCCCTCGTAGAGGAACTTAAATCAAGAATCCAGGTGTTAGACATCAAAGAAATGAATGGACcgcttcctaaataa
- the LOC120624036 gene encoding histidine--tRNA ligase, cytoplasmic isoform X2 gives MIYRAMRFLGNLSTIERLRNLAQRSNYAKTITTTSCCKIQQEVTKLLGLKAQLGKEDAAPSKFVLKTPKGTRDYNPQQMTIRNNVLQKIITVFKKHGAECIDTPVFELKEVLTGKYGEDSKLIYDLKDQGGEILSLRYDLTVPLARYLAMNKINTLKRYHIAKVYRRDNPAMTRGRYREFYQCDFDIAGQYDLMVPDAECLLVVTEILNALDIGKYVLKVNHRRLLDGMFEACGVPADLFRSTCSTIDKLDKSPWEEVRTEMINEKGVTPEAADRIGEYVRLNGGAELADKLLQDDKLSKSKSAIEGLEGIKLLLHYCELFGIKDKILFDLSLARGLDYYTGVIYEAVLTQPIKIGNEDQTVGSIAGGGRYDNLVGMFDSKNKQVPCVGVSIGVERIFSVLEAKLAAGDISVRTSDVDVYVASAQKNFLEERMKICAELWGAGIKTEQSYKKNPKMLNQLQHCEENGIPLAVILGESELKRGLVKIRNISTRSEDEIPRASLVEELKSRIQVLDIKEMNGPLPK, from the exons ATGATTTATAGAGCAATGCGATTCTTAGGAAATCTATCAACCATAGAAAGATTGCGCAACTTGGCACAAAGAAGTAATTATGCCAAAACTATTACAACAACATCTTGTTGCAAG ATACAACAGGAGGTAACTAAACTGCTTGGGCTTAAGGCGCAGCTGGGTAAAGAGGATGCTGCACCATCAAAGTTTGTCCTCAAAACACCAAAAGGCACAAGGGATTACAACCCACAGCAGATGACAATCAGAAATAATGTTTTGCAGAAGATCATAACAGTGTTCAAAAAACATGGTGCAGAATGTATTGATACACCTGTGTTTGAATTAAAG GAAGTATTGACAGGAAAGTATGGGGAAGATTCAAAATTGATCTACGATTTAAAAGACCAGGGTGGAGAGATCCTGTCCCTAAGATATGACTTAACAGTGCCCCTGGCGAGATACTTGGCGATGAATAAGATAAATACACTAAAGAGATACCACATTGCTAAAGTCTACAGAAGAGATAATCCAGCTATGACCAGAGGGAGGTATAGAGAATTCTATCAATGT GATTTCGATATAGCCGGACAATACGATTTGATGGTACCGGATGCGGAGTGCCTATTGGTTGTTACGGAAATATTAAACGCTCTAGACATTGGCAAGTATGTACTTAAAGTGAACCACAGAAGACTACTCGATGGAATGTTTGAGGCATGTGGTGTACCAGCCGATCTATTTCGTTCAACTTGTTCAACCATCGACAAACTGGATAAg TCACCATGGGAAGAAGTACGTACAGAGATGATCAATGAAAAAGGCGTAACACCCGAAGCGGCAGATCGTATAGGGGAATACGTACGCCTCAATGGCGGTGCGGAGTTGGCAGATAAACTGTTACAAGACGATAAGTTGTCTAAGAGCAAGAGCGCAATAGAAGGACTAGAAGGCATTAAGTTGTTGCTTCACTACTGCGAGCTTTTTGGAATTAAGGATAAAATCTTATTCGATTTGAGCCTTGCGCGTGGCTTAGATTATTATACTGGAGTTATTTATGAAGCTGTGTTAACAC aaCCAATAAAAATCGGCAATGAGGACCAAACAGTCGGATCGATAGCCGGCGGTGGCCGATATGATAACCTTGTTGGAATGTTCGATTCGAAAAATAAGCAG GTCCCGTGTGTAGGCGTAAGTATAGGAGTGGAGCGCATATTCTCAGTGCTCGAAGCGAAGTTAGCCGCGGGCGATATAAGCGTCCGAACGAGTGACGTAGACGTGTACGTCGCGTCCGCACAGAAAAACTTCCTCGAGGAGCGAATGAAGATATGCGCCGAGCTTTGGGGTGCTGGGATCAAG ACCGAGCAATCCTACAAAAAGAACCCAAAAATGCTGAATCAACTGCAGCATTGCGAAGAGAACGGAATCCCCCTCGCTGTTATTCTCGGCGAATCCGAACTCAAACGTGGCCTGGTAAAGATACGCAACATCTCCACCAGATCTGAGGACGAAATTCCCAGGGCTTCCCTCGTAGAGGAACTTAAATCAAGAATCCAGGTGTTAGACATCAAAGAAATGAATGGACcgcttcctaaataa
- the LOC120624036 gene encoding histidine--tRNA ligase, cytoplasmic isoform X1 has product MSELQDNLLQKIKDQGDLVRKLKAAKESSEKGKASKNPFRDLGEINRHLSEYSYISGFMPSKIDVEWHYNLKSNLDFQKYPHLKRWWYHMRSFSDSEISLFPVIIPSDVEMSLINSKKKDFDLQIQQEVTKLLGLKAQLGKEDAAPSKFVLKTPKGTRDYNPQQMTIRNNVLQKIITVFKKHGAECIDTPVFELKEVLTGKYGEDSKLIYDLKDQGGEILSLRYDLTVPLARYLAMNKINTLKRYHIAKVYRRDNPAMTRGRYREFYQCDFDIAGQYDLMVPDAECLLVVTEILNALDIGKYVLKVNHRRLLDGMFEACGVPADLFRSTCSTIDKLDKSPWEEVRTEMINEKGVTPEAADRIGEYVRLNGGAELADKLLQDDKLSKSKSAIEGLEGIKLLLHYCELFGIKDKILFDLSLARGLDYYTGVIYEAVLTQPIKIGNEDQTVGSIAGGGRYDNLVGMFDSKNKQVPCVGVSIGVERIFSVLEAKLAAGDISVRTSDVDVYVASAQKNFLEERMKICAELWGAGIKTEQSYKKNPKMLNQLQHCEENGIPLAVILGESELKRGLVKIRNISTRSEDEIPRASLVEELKSRIQVLDIKEMNGPLPK; this is encoded by the exons ATGTCTGAGCTTCAAGataatttattgcaaaaaattaaagaccaAGGTGATCTCGTAAGGAAGTTAAAAGCGGCTAAGGAATCTAGTGAAAAG ggTAAAGCATCAAAAAATCCGTTTCGAGATCTTGGCGAAATTAATAGACACCTCTCCGAATACAGTTATATATCTGGTTTCATGCCGAGTAAGATTGATGTGGAATGGCATTATAACCTAAAAAGTAATTtagattttcaaaaatatcCTCACCTAAAGAGATGGTGGTACCATATGCGGAGTTTCAGTGACTCAGAGATATCTCTGTTTCCAGTTATAATTCCTTCAGATGTAGAAATGAGTTTGATTAACAGCAAAAAGAAAGATTTTGATCTTCAG ATACAACAGGAGGTAACTAAACTGCTTGGGCTTAAGGCGCAGCTGGGTAAAGAGGATGCTGCACCATCAAAGTTTGTCCTCAAAACACCAAAAGGCACAAGGGATTACAACCCACAGCAGATGACAATCAGAAATAATGTTTTGCAGAAGATCATAACAGTGTTCAAAAAACATGGTGCAGAATGTATTGATACACCTGTGTTTGAATTAAAG GAAGTATTGACAGGAAAGTATGGGGAAGATTCAAAATTGATCTACGATTTAAAAGACCAGGGTGGAGAGATCCTGTCCCTAAGATATGACTTAACAGTGCCCCTGGCGAGATACTTGGCGATGAATAAGATAAATACACTAAAGAGATACCACATTGCTAAAGTCTACAGAAGAGATAATCCAGCTATGACCAGAGGGAGGTATAGAGAATTCTATCAATGT GATTTCGATATAGCCGGACAATACGATTTGATGGTACCGGATGCGGAGTGCCTATTGGTTGTTACGGAAATATTAAACGCTCTAGACATTGGCAAGTATGTACTTAAAGTGAACCACAGAAGACTACTCGATGGAATGTTTGAGGCATGTGGTGTACCAGCCGATCTATTTCGTTCAACTTGTTCAACCATCGACAAACTGGATAAg TCACCATGGGAAGAAGTACGTACAGAGATGATCAATGAAAAAGGCGTAACACCCGAAGCGGCAGATCGTATAGGGGAATACGTACGCCTCAATGGCGGTGCGGAGTTGGCAGATAAACTGTTACAAGACGATAAGTTGTCTAAGAGCAAGAGCGCAATAGAAGGACTAGAAGGCATTAAGTTGTTGCTTCACTACTGCGAGCTTTTTGGAATTAAGGATAAAATCTTATTCGATTTGAGCCTTGCGCGTGGCTTAGATTATTATACTGGAGTTATTTATGAAGCTGTGTTAACAC aaCCAATAAAAATCGGCAATGAGGACCAAACAGTCGGATCGATAGCCGGCGGTGGCCGATATGATAACCTTGTTGGAATGTTCGATTCGAAAAATAAGCAG GTCCCGTGTGTAGGCGTAAGTATAGGAGTGGAGCGCATATTCTCAGTGCTCGAAGCGAAGTTAGCCGCGGGCGATATAAGCGTCCGAACGAGTGACGTAGACGTGTACGTCGCGTCCGCACAGAAAAACTTCCTCGAGGAGCGAATGAAGATATGCGCCGAGCTTTGGGGTGCTGGGATCAAG ACCGAGCAATCCTACAAAAAGAACCCAAAAATGCTGAATCAACTGCAGCATTGCGAAGAGAACGGAATCCCCCTCGCTGTTATTCTCGGCGAATCCGAACTCAAACGTGGCCTGGTAAAGATACGCAACATCTCCACCAGATCTGAGGACGAAATTCCCAGGGCTTCCCTCGTAGAGGAACTTAAATCAAGAATCCAGGTGTTAGACATCAAAGAAATGAATGGACcgcttcctaaataa
- the LOC120623926 gene encoding uncharacterized protein DDB_G0290685-like, translating to MTSQFRRYLNFSLCFFLLTSKVCASGLKEALEEHLKDIAHNEESESIKLEKEKGEKDHHVDTETKDTHSNKYSKENDESKFLKKDQESKVSSEKDAYGGYNTKQDKAEDRHTDGFKRGHKKGHHKQGYQNSYHKDESSNKSTFFDDVNDEGDQAGYTNKVNSHDNQGGRSYEGSHNNGQQYLQNNYRGGANNRYGDVGDKHITHRDYGRNSYLDNSENYNKHRNGHGAYNRGKIHDRQDHRYPQVYHDPGWDWNRRDWDRSEWERNPDWGRDYHSPGYYDNHGIRHDGGYGHGLQNGHGYRYGESRADPVAEIPKEAPIVARRKQTITIYEDPRYSGKENGQLRREEGDYIELDYQPSSRRYSSYDNTYYNVPARSAESSKINRLVYNYRRQ from the coding sequence ATGACTTCTCAATTTCgacgttatttaaatttttctttgtgCTTTTTCTTGTTAACTTCAAAAGTTTGTGCATCAGGCCTCAAGGAAGCATTAGAAGAACACCTTAAGGATATCGCTCACAATGAAGAATCAGAATCGATTAAGCTGGAAAAAGAAAAGGGCGAAAAGGATCATCACGTGGACACTGAAACAAAAGACACTCATTCTAATAAGTATTCAAAAGAAAACGACGAGTCTAAATTTCTAAAGAAAGATCAGGAAAGTAAAGTGTCATCGGAAAAGGATGCATATGGTGGTTACAATACTAAGCAAGATAAAGCTGAAGATCGTCACACTGATGGATTCAAAAGAGGACACAAAAAAGGTCACCACAAACAAGGATATCAAAATTCTTATCATAAGGACGAATCCTCAAATAAAAGCACTTTCTTTGATGATGTAAATGACGAAGGTGATCAAGCGGGCTATACAAATAAAGTAAACTCTCATGATAATCAAGGTGGTAGAAGCTATGAAGGTTCTCATAATAATGGTCAACAGTATTTACAGAACAACTACCGTGGCGGAGCCAACAATCGATACGGAGATGTTGGAGACAAACATATAACTCATCGAGACTACGGCAGAAATTCGTACTTGGACAAttctgaaaattataataagcatCGTAATGGACACGGTGCTTATAACAGGGGTAAAATTCACGATCGACAAGATCATCGGTACCCTCAAGTTTATCACGATCCAGGATGGGATTGGAACAGAAGAGATTGGGACCGATCTGAATGGGAAAGGAATCCGGATTGGGGTAGAGATTACCACAGTCCGGGTTATTATGATAATCACGGTATACGGCACGATGGAGGATATGGACATGGTCTACAAAATGGTCATGGATATCGCTATGGAGAGTCTCGAGCTGATCCAGTTGCTGAAATACCTAAAGAAGCACCTATAGTTGCTCGTCGGAAGCAGACTATTACAATTTATGAAGATCCGAGATATTCTGGCAAGGAAAATGGTCAGTTAAGAAGAGAAGAAGGAGATTACATAGAACTAGATTATCAGCCAAGTAGTCGTAGATACTCTAGTTATGATAACACCTATTACAATGTTCCCGCAAGAAGTGCAGAATCGAGCAAAATTAATAgattagtttataattatagaCGGCAATAA